A region from the Lemur catta isolate mLemCat1 chromosome 7, mLemCat1.pri, whole genome shotgun sequence genome encodes:
- the PAFAH1B2 gene encoding platelet-activating factor acetylhydrolase IB subunit alpha2, producing MSQGDSNPAAIPHAAEDIQGDDRWMSQHNRFVLDCKDKEPDVLFVGDSMVQLMQQYEIWRELFSPLHALNFGIEGDTTRHVLWRLKNGELENIKPKVIVVWVGTNNHENTAEEVAGGIEAIVQLINTRQPQAKIIVLGLLPRGEKPNPLRQKNAKVNQLLKVSLPKLTNVQLLDTDGGFVHSDGAISCHDMFDFLHLTGGGYAKICKPLHELIMQLLEETPEEKQNTIA from the exons ATGAGCCAAGGAGACTCAAACCCAGCAGCTATCCCACATGCAGCGGAAGATATTCAAGGAGATGACAGATGGATGTCTCAG CACAACAGATTTGTCCTGGACTGTAAAGACAAAGAGCCTGATGTACTGTTTGTGGGAGACTCCATGGTGCAGTTAATGCAGCAGTATGAG ataTGGCGAgaacttttttccccacttcatGCACTGAATTTTGGAATTGAGGGAGATACGACAAGACATGTTTTATGGAGACTAAAGAATGGAGAACTGGAGAATATTAAACCTAAg GTCATTGTTGTCTGGGTAGGAACAAACAACCATGAAAATACGGCAGAAGAGGTAGCAGGTGGAATTGAGGCCATTGTACAACTTATCAACACAAGGCAGCCACAGGCCAAAATCATTGTATTG GGTTTGTTACCTCGAGGTGAGAAGCCCAACCCTTTGAGGCAAAAGAATGCCAAGGTGAACCAACTTCTCAAGGTTTCCCTGCCGAAGCTTACCAATGTGCAGCTCCTGGATACAGATGGGGGCTTTGTGCACTCGGACGGTGCCATCTCCTGCCACGATATGTTTGATTTTCTGCATCTCACAGGAGGGGGCTATGCAAAGATCTGTAAACCCCTCCATGAACTGATCATGCAATTGTTGGAAGAAACACCTGAGGAGAAACAAAACACCATTGCCTGA